One window of Sinorhizobium fredii NGR234 genomic DNA carries:
- the dnaG gene encoding DNA primase — protein sequence MRFSPSFLDEIRDRVPISDVIGKRVTWDRRKTNVSRGDYWACCPFHGEKSPSFHCEDRKSRYHCFGCGVSGDHFRFLTDLEGLSFPEAVQQIADMAGVPMPQPDPQAERRERERTSLLDVMELATQFFQDQLQAATGAKARAYLRERGLTGRTIETFRLGFAPDSRNALKEFLAGKSVGKEQIEACGLVVHGPDVPVSYDRFRDRIMFPILSAREKVIAFGGRAMSADAPAKYLNSNETELFHKGNVLFNFARARRASQGADGTGTIIAVEGYMDVIALHQAGLENAVAPLGTALTENQLDLLWKMTAQPVLCFDGDGAGIRAANRAVDLALPHLKPGRSVRFAMLPDGKDPDDLVRHEGREPFDKVLANARSLADMVWMREVQGGGFDTPEKRAELEARLRQVTSVVGDESVRRHYGQDMRDRLNAFLQGSAPFRSERRPFERGGRDRGGRQGGGFRQAGADRNAGPTTISDRLARSSLVSGQQAVPLLRESVLALTIVNHPQLLFDEYDEISTIEFDHRDLQRCWAAVLNAAATNGPRLTREGLVEQLETEGFGVLIGALDQQIRYARLWTATTAAAPEDAREGYLQALALHKRTKALNWQRRELERELAYATEEGDIEAVPQLLRTLQEVQLEVTRLENQEAIIEGFGVLSGRVKGPAAR from the coding sequence ATGCGCTTTTCACCGTCCTTCCTTGACGAGATCCGCGACCGCGTCCCGATTTCGGACGTGATCGGCAAGCGTGTCACCTGGGACCGGCGCAAGACCAATGTGTCGCGCGGCGACTACTGGGCCTGTTGCCCTTTTCACGGCGAGAAGTCGCCGAGCTTTCATTGCGAGGACCGCAAGAGCCGCTATCATTGCTTCGGCTGCGGCGTTTCCGGTGACCATTTCCGTTTCCTGACCGACCTCGAGGGTCTGAGCTTCCCCGAAGCGGTGCAGCAGATCGCCGATATGGCGGGCGTTCCGATGCCGCAGCCCGATCCGCAGGCGGAGCGGCGGGAGAGGGAGCGAACGAGTCTTCTCGACGTCATGGAACTGGCGACGCAGTTCTTTCAGGACCAGCTCCAGGCCGCGACGGGGGCGAAGGCACGCGCCTATCTGCGTGAACGCGGACTGACCGGCCGCACGATCGAGACTTTCCGGCTGGGCTTTGCGCCGGACAGCCGCAATGCGCTGAAGGAGTTCCTCGCCGGCAAGAGCGTCGGCAAGGAGCAGATCGAGGCCTGTGGGCTCGTCGTGCATGGGCCGGACGTTCCGGTCTCCTACGACCGCTTTCGCGACCGCATCATGTTTCCGATCCTCTCGGCGCGCGAGAAGGTGATCGCCTTCGGCGGGCGGGCGATGTCGGCCGATGCGCCGGCCAAATACCTGAACTCCAACGAGACCGAGCTCTTCCACAAGGGCAACGTGCTCTTCAATTTCGCCAGGGCAAGGCGGGCCTCGCAGGGTGCGGACGGAACAGGAACGATCATCGCCGTCGAAGGCTACATGGACGTGATCGCGCTGCACCAGGCGGGTCTCGAGAATGCCGTGGCACCGCTTGGCACGGCGCTCACCGAGAATCAGCTCGATCTCCTCTGGAAGATGACGGCGCAGCCGGTGCTCTGCTTCGACGGCGACGGTGCCGGCATCCGGGCGGCCAACCGCGCCGTCGATCTGGCGCTGCCGCATCTGAAGCCCGGCCGTTCGGTCCGTTTCGCCATGCTGCCAGACGGCAAGGACCCGGACGATCTCGTCCGCCATGAAGGGCGCGAGCCGTTCGACAAGGTGCTCGCCAATGCCCGCTCGCTGGCCGACATGGTCTGGATGCGCGAGGTACAGGGCGGCGGGTTCGACACGCCGGAAAAACGCGCCGAGCTCGAAGCGCGGCTGCGGCAGGTGACCTCGGTCGTTGGCGACGAGAGCGTGCGCCGCCATTACGGCCAGGACATGCGCGACCGGCTGAATGCCTTTTTGCAGGGCAGTGCGCCGTTCAGGAGTGAACGGCGGCCGTTCGAGCGGGGCGGGCGAGATCGCGGCGGACGGCAAGGCGGCGGCTTTCGCCAGGCCGGCGCCGACCGAAACGCCGGCCCGACCACGATTTCCGACCGGTTGGCGCGCTCCTCTCTTGTCAGTGGCCAGCAGGCTGTGCCCTTGCTGCGCGAAAGCGTACTCGCGCTGACGATCGTCAACCACCCGCAACTGCTTTTCGACGAATATGACGAGATCTCGACGATCGAATTCGATCATCGCGATCTGCAGCGCTGCTGGGCGGCGGTTTTGAACGCGGCAGCGACGAACGGACCTCGGCTGACACGGGAAGGGCTCGTCGAACAACTGGAAACGGAGGGCTTCGGCGTCCTGATCGGCGCGCTCGACCAGCAGATCCGCTATGCGCGGCTATGGACCGCGACGACGGCGGCCGCGCCCGAAGATGCGCGCGAGGGTTACCTGCAGGCGCTGGCGCTGCACAAGCGCACCAAGGCGCTCAACTGGCAGCGTCGCGAGCTCGAAAGGGAGCTCGCGTATGCAACCGAGGAAGGCGATATCGAGGCCGTGCCGCAACTGTTGCGCACGCTTCAGGAGGTTCAGTTGGAAGTGACGCGGCTGGAGAACCAGGAAGCGATCATCGAAGGCTTCGGGGTGCTTTCGGGGCGGGTCAAGGGGCCGGCGGCGCGGTGA
- a CDS encoding GatB/YqeY domain-containing protein, producing the protein MREQFANALKEALKAKDSRRTSTVRLIQAAIKDRDIANRGQSKGPAGDDEIMQILAKMIKQREESARIYDQGGRPELAEQERQEISIINEFLPEQFSEEKVRELCVAIIQETGAQGLRDMGKVMNALKERYPGQMDFAKASGIIKELLK; encoded by the coding sequence ATGCGCGAGCAATTCGCAAATGCCCTGAAGGAAGCGCTGAAGGCCAAGGATAGCCGACGCACTTCGACCGTTCGGCTGATCCAGGCGGCCATCAAGGACCGCGACATCGCCAACCGCGGCCAAAGCAAGGGGCCGGCCGGCGACGACGAGATCATGCAGATCCTCGCCAAGATGATCAAGCAACGCGAAGAATCGGCACGTATCTACGATCAGGGCGGCCGCCCGGAACTCGCCGAGCAGGAGCGGCAGGAAATCTCCATCATCAACGAGTTCCTGCCCGAGCAGTTCTCCGAGGAAAAGGTGAGGGAACTCTGCGTCGCGATCATCCAGGAAACGGGCGCCCAGGGGCTGCGCGACATGGGCAAGGTCATGAATGCGCTGAAGGAGCGCTATCCCGGCCAAATGGATTTCGCAAAAGCTTCCGGCATCATCAAGGAACTGTTGAAGTAG
- the carA gene encoding glutamine-hydrolyzing carbamoyl-phosphate synthase small subunit, translated as MTATPAWTTQKPTALLVLADGTVIEGKGIGATGKVQAEVCFNTALTGYQEILTDPSYLGQIVTFTFPHIGNIGANDEDIEDLTPAARHGAVGVIFKADITDPSNYRAAKHLDAWLKARGVIGLCGIDTRALTAWIRENGMPNAVIAHDPSGVFDIQTLKAEAKAWSGLVGLDLAKVATSGQSYRWNEKPWAWNEGHATLGETEAAYHVVALDYGVKRNILRLFAGLDCRVTVVPAATSADEVLALKPDGIFLSNGPGDPAATGEYAVPVIKNLLKSDIPVFGICLGHQMLALALGAKTEKMHQGHHGANHPVKDHTTGKVEIVSMNHGFAVDSKSLPEGVEETHISLFDGTNCGLRVNGKPVFSVQHHPEASPGPQDSHYLFRRFLNLIREKKGEPALAER; from the coding sequence ATGACCGCGACACCCGCATGGACAACCCAGAAACCCACCGCTTTGCTCGTTCTGGCCGACGGCACGGTGATCGAAGGCAAGGGCATCGGCGCGACCGGCAAGGTTCAGGCCGAGGTCTGCTTCAACACGGCGCTGACCGGCTATCAGGAAATCCTCACCGATCCCTCCTATCTCGGCCAGATCGTCACCTTCACCTTCCCGCATATCGGCAACATCGGTGCCAATGACGAGGATATCGAGGATCTGACGCCTGCCGCCCGCCACGGCGCCGTCGGGGTGATCTTCAAGGCCGATATCACCGATCCCTCCAACTACCGGGCTGCCAAGCACCTTGACGCCTGGCTGAAGGCGCGCGGCGTCATCGGGCTCTGCGGCATCGACACGCGGGCGCTGACCGCCTGGATCCGCGAGAACGGCATGCCGAACGCGGTGATTGCCCACGACCCGTCCGGCGTCTTCGACATCCAAACGCTGAAGGCGGAAGCGAAGGCCTGGAGCGGTCTGGTTGGGCTCGACCTGGCCAAGGTCGCGACCTCCGGTCAGTCCTACCGCTGGAACGAGAAGCCTTGGGCATGGAATGAGGGCCACGCCACACTTGGCGAGACCGAAGCGGCCTATCACGTCGTGGCGCTCGACTATGGCGTCAAGCGCAACATTCTGCGCCTCTTCGCCGGCCTCGATTGCCGGGTCACGGTCGTTCCGGCCGCGACGAGCGCTGACGAAGTCCTGGCGCTCAAGCCGGACGGCATCTTTCTCTCGAACGGCCCGGGCGACCCGGCCGCCACCGGCGAATATGCGGTACCGGTGATCAAAAACCTGCTGAAGAGCGACATCCCGGTCTTCGGCATCTGCCTCGGCCACCAGATGCTGGCGCTGGCGCTTGGCGCCAAGACCGAGAAGATGCATCAGGGCCACCACGGCGCCAACCACCCGGTGAAGGACCACACGACCGGCAAGGTCGAGATCGTCTCGATGAACCACGGCTTCGCGGTCGATTCGAAGTCGCTGCCGGAAGGTGTTGAAGAGACTCACATCTCGCTTTTCGACGGCACCAATTGCGGCCTGCGCGTCAACGGCAAGCCGGTCTTCTCGGTCCAGCACCATCCGGAAGCCTCGCCGGGCCCGCAGGACAGCCATTATCTGTTCCGTCGCTTCCTCAACCTGATCCGCGAGAAGAAGGGCGAACCGGCGCTCGCCGAACGCTGA
- a CDS encoding ISAs1 family transposase gives MPFALSILREIHDPRDINARHDLAELLFLALAATLCGAKNCVEIAEFVEGREAELKEIVTLRHGCPSHDTFSRIFRLIDPDELARALGAFLAALRQGLGLGPRPRGVVAVDGKALRRGYEKGRAFMPPVMVSVWDAETRLSVATKRAEGSDEVAATLALLKSIDLKGCIVTADALHCRPDTAKALIGRKAHYALALKANRGRLFACAEAGFVAADAAGDLAFHETRETGHGRLETRRASVLPLKAFKQAPAFPGLKAIGRIQATRQGADGRAVTSVRYIALSKVLAPHKLAEVVRAHWTIENQLHWSLDVVFHEDDARSRKDNAPQNLAVIRRLARDILAAHPLDKPIASKMRRVNWNRDFFHEFFTHMR, from the coding sequence ATGCCGTTTGCTCTGTCGATTTTACGGGAAATACATGATCCGCGCGACATCAATGCGCGGCATGATCTGGCCGAGCTGCTGTTTCTGGCGCTGGCGGCGACGCTCTGCGGGGCGAAGAACTGCGTGGAGATCGCAGAATTCGTCGAGGGCCGGGAAGCGGAACTGAAGGAGATCGTCACGCTCCGGCACGGCTGCCCGAGCCACGACACCTTCAGCCGCATCTTCCGGCTCATCGACCCGGACGAACTGGCGCGGGCGCTCGGCGCCTTTCTGGCGGCGCTGCGCCAGGGGCTGGGCCTCGGCCCGCGCCCGCGCGGTGTGGTGGCGGTCGACGGCAAGGCGTTGCGGCGCGGCTATGAAAAGGGACGCGCCTTCATGCCGCCGGTGATGGTGAGCGTCTGGGATGCCGAGACGCGGCTGTCGGTGGCGACCAAACGGGCGGAAGGTTCCGACGAGGTCGCCGCAACGCTGGCGCTGCTGAAGAGCATCGACCTGAAGGGCTGCATCGTCACGGCGGACGCGCTGCATTGCCGCCCCGACACGGCCAAGGCGCTGATCGGGCGCAAGGCGCATTATGCCCTGGCGCTCAAGGCCAATCGCGGCCGGCTCTTTGCCTGCGCCGAAGCCGGCTTCGTGGCGGCCGACGCGGCCGGTGACCTCGCCTTCCACGAGACCCGCGAGACCGGCCACGGCCGCCTCGAAACCCGCCGCGCCAGCGTCCTGCCACTCAAGGCGTTCAAGCAAGCGCCCGCCTTTCCCGGTCTGAAGGCGATCGGCCGCATCCAGGCCACGCGGCAGGGCGCCGACGGCAGGGCGGTGACCTCCGTGCGCTATATCGCCCTCTCCAAAGTACTTGCGCCTCACAAGCTCGCCGAGGTCGTGCGCGCCCACTGGACGATCGAGAACCAATTGCACTGGAGCCTCGACGTCGTCTTCCACGAAGACGACGCCCGCAGCCGCAAGGACAATGCCCCGCAAAATCTTGCCGTCATCCGCAGGCTGGCGCGCGACATCTTGGCGGCCCACCCACTCGACAAGCCCATCGCAAGCAAAATGCGCCGCGTAAACTGGAACAGAGATTTCTTCCATGAGTTCTTTACTCATATGCGATAG
- a CDS encoding pyridoxal phosphate-dependent aminotransferase, with protein MAFLADALSRVKPSATIAVSQKARELKAKGRDVIGLGAGEPDFDTPDNIKKAAIDAINRGETKYTPVSGIPELREAIAKKFKRENNLDYTAAQTIVGTGGKQILFNAFMATLNPGDEVVIPAPYWVSYPEMVALCGGTPVFVSTKQENNFKLKAEDLDKAITPKTKWFVFNSPSNPSGAAYSHDELKALTDVLMKHPHVWVLTDDMYEHLTYGDFKFATPVEVEPGLYDRTLTMNGVSKAYAMTGWRIGYAAGPLALIKAMDMIQGQQTSGATSIAQWAAVEALNGAQDFIARNKEIFQGRRDLVVSMLNQAKGIACPTPEGAFYVYPSCAGLIGKTAPSGKVIETDEDFVSELLEAEGVAVVHGSAFGLGPNFRISYATSEELLEEACRRIQRFCGACK; from the coding sequence ATGGCCTTCCTTGCCGATGCCCTTTCCCGTGTAAAGCCCTCCGCCACCATTGCCGTTTCGCAGAAAGCCCGCGAGCTGAAGGCGAAAGGCCGTGACGTCATCGGCCTCGGAGCAGGGGAGCCGGATTTCGACACGCCGGACAACATCAAGAAGGCGGCGATCGACGCGATCAACCGCGGCGAGACGAAGTACACGCCGGTTTCCGGCATCCCGGAACTGCGCGAAGCGATCGCCAAGAAGTTCAAGCGCGAGAACAACCTCGACTACACTGCCGCCCAGACGATCGTCGGCACCGGTGGAAAGCAGATTCTTTTCAACGCCTTCATGGCGACGCTCAACCCGGGCGATGAAGTCGTGATCCCGGCGCCCTACTGGGTCTCCTATCCGGAAATGGTGGCGCTTTGCGGCGGCACGCCGGTCTTCGTCTCGACGAAGCAGGAGAACAACTTCAAGCTCAAGGCCGAGGATCTCGACAAGGCGATCACCCCGAAGACCAAGTGGTTCGTCTTCAACTCGCCCTCGAACCCGTCGGGCGCGGCCTATTCGCATGACGAACTCAAGGCGCTGACGGACGTCCTGATGAAACACCCGCATGTCTGGGTGCTGACCGACGACATGTACGAGCACCTGACCTATGGCGACTTCAAGTTCGCAACGCCGGTCGAGGTCGAGCCCGGCCTCTATGACCGTACCCTGACGATGAACGGCGTTTCCAAGGCCTATGCGATGACCGGCTGGCGCATCGGCTATGCCGCCGGCCCCTTGGCTCTCATCAAGGCGATGGACATGATCCAGGGCCAGCAGACCTCGGGTGCCACCTCGATCGCGCAGTGGGCCGCCGTCGAGGCGCTGAACGGCGCGCAGGATTTCATCGCGCGCAACAAGGAGATCTTCCAGGGCCGGCGCGATCTCGTCGTCTCGATGCTGAACCAGGCCAAGGGCATCGCCTGCCCGACGCCGGAAGGCGCCTTCTACGTCTACCCCTCCTGCGCCGGGCTGATCGGCAAGACCGCGCCATCGGGCAAGGTCATCGAGACCGACGAGGATTTCGTCTCCGAACTTCTGGAAGCGGAAGGCGTTGCTGTGGTGCACGGTTCGGCCTTCGGTCTCGGCCCGAACTTCCGCATCTCCTACGCGACCTCCGAGGAACTCCTCGAAGAGGCTTGCCGCCGCATCCAGCGTTTCTGCGGCGCCTGCAAGTAA
- a CDS encoding PQQ-dependent sugar dehydrogenase: MRPGQWTRTKLSQIGAALALPLAAASFLSVALPAAAQQVREFQTQTGTLLVETLAGGLQHPWAVEVMPDGALIITERPGRLRILRDGKLSAAVKGVPDVAEHGQGGLLDIALDPQFSANRALYLTLSARGDGGYGTVLVRATLSADQRSLTDVQEIFRMSRFTRAGQHFGSRIAIDRDGSLFFGIGDRGDGERAQDPRDHAGAILHINADGSIPASNPYRVGTEGRPEIWSKGHRNPQGITFDPADGKLLTVEHGARGGDEVNNPQPGKNYGWPLITYGKDYSGAEIGEGTAKDGLEQPLYYWDPSIAPGALAVYRGSMFPEWNGNLLVAALKYQLLARLERDDTGAITSEERLFDGEFGRIRDVVVAPDGALLMVTDEQNGAVLRVSKAPTQ, from the coding sequence ATGCGGCCCGGGCAGTGGACAAGAACCAAGCTAAGCCAGATCGGCGCGGCGCTCGCCCTGCCCCTGGCCGCAGCCTCGTTCCTGTCGGTCGCCCTGCCTGCCGCTGCTCAACAGGTCCGGGAATTCCAGACGCAGACGGGAACCCTCCTTGTCGAGACACTGGCGGGCGGGCTCCAGCACCCCTGGGCGGTCGAAGTCATGCCGGACGGCGCACTGATCATCACCGAACGGCCAGGACGCCTGCGCATCCTCCGTGACGGCAAGCTCTCCGCTGCGGTAAAAGGCGTTCCGGACGTCGCCGAACATGGCCAGGGCGGCCTGCTCGACATTGCGCTCGACCCGCAATTTTCCGCCAACCGCGCCCTGTACCTCACCCTCTCGGCCCGCGGCGACGGCGGCTACGGCACCGTTCTGGTGCGGGCGACGCTCTCCGCCGACCAGCGGAGTCTGACGGATGTGCAGGAAATCTTCCGGATGAGCCGGTTCACGCGGGCCGGCCAGCACTTCGGTTCGCGCATCGCCATTGATCGCGACGGCAGCCTTTTCTTCGGCATTGGCGACCGGGGCGATGGCGAGCGCGCCCAGGATCCGCGCGACCACGCCGGCGCCATCCTGCACATCAATGCCGATGGTTCCATCCCCGCCTCCAACCCTTATCGTGTCGGTACCGAGGGCCGTCCGGAGATCTGGTCGAAGGGGCACCGCAACCCCCAGGGCATTACCTTCGATCCGGCCGACGGCAAGCTCCTGACCGTCGAGCATGGGGCACGCGGCGGTGACGAAGTGAACAACCCGCAACCGGGCAAGAACTACGGCTGGCCGCTGATCACCTACGGCAAGGACTATTCCGGCGCGGAGATCGGTGAAGGGACGGCCAAGGACGGCTTGGAGCAGCCTCTTTACTACTGGGATCCCTCGATCGCTCCCGGCGCGCTCGCCGTCTATCGCGGCAGCATGTTTCCGGAATGGAACGGCAACCTGCTGGTCGCGGCGCTGAAATACCAGTTGCTGGCGCGCCTGGAGCGAGACGACACCGGCGCGATCACGTCCGAGGAACGGTTGTTCGATGGCGAGTTCGGCCGCATCCGCGATGTGGTCGTCGCGCCGGACGGTGCGCTGCTCATGGTGACCGACGAGCAGAATGGAGCCGTTCTCCGGGTCTCGAAGGCGCCGACCCAGTGA
- a CDS encoding cold-shock protein, giving the protein MAETGTVKFFNTDKGFGFIKPENGGADIFVHISAVQASGLNGLSENQKVSFDTEPDRRGKGPKAVNLQIVG; this is encoded by the coding sequence ATGGCCGAGACTGGGACTGTAAAATTCTTCAACACCGACAAGGGCTTTGGCTTCATCAAGCCTGAAAACGGTGGCGCCGATATCTTCGTGCATATTTCAGCCGTGCAGGCCTCGGGCCTGAACGGACTGAGCGAAAACCAGAAAGTATCCTTCGATACCGAGCCGGATCGCCGCGGCAAGGGCCCGAAGGCCGTCAACCTGCAGATCGTCGGCTAA
- a CDS encoding BA14K family protein, producing MNNFLKAAVLSLSAAALVLPTFGTAQAGDHDDAWAAGAVGLVTGTLIGGAIASQPRYSEPVYIDPEPEYYEQRPVYQPRPVYRARPAYRQVVVDSYDLEPWTPAWYRYCSQRYRSFDAESGTFVGYDGRSHFCTAG from the coding sequence ATGAACAACTTCCTCAAAGCAGCCGTTCTCTCGCTCTCCGCCGCCGCCCTGGTTCTCCCGACCTTCGGCACTGCGCAGGCAGGCGATCACGATGATGCGTGGGCGGCAGGCGCGGTTGGCCTGGTCACAGGCACCCTTATCGGCGGCGCGATCGCCTCGCAGCCCCGCTACAGTGAACCGGTCTATATCGATCCGGAGCCCGAATATTACGAGCAGCGTCCGGTCTATCAACCCCGCCCGGTATACCGCGCCCGCCCGGCCTATCGCCAGGTTGTCGTCGACAGCTACGATCTTGAGCCCTGGACCCCGGCCTGGTACCGCTATTGCTCGCAGCGCTACCGCTCCTTCGATGCGGAGAGCGGCACCTTTGTCGGTTATGACGGCCGCAGCCATTTCTGCACTGCCGGCTGA
- a CDS encoding MBL fold metallo-hydrolase, translating to MLQAGIIPVTHFQQNCTVLFDSETKEGVIVDPGGDVDVILQTIRENGLALKAIWLTHGHIDHAGGAKELKEALGLEIIGPHKDDLPLLERLESQAERFGLAMKVQNVLPDRWLNDGDTVSFGDHVFEVLHCPGHAPGHVVYFNRAQNFAHVGDVLFHGSIGRTDLPGGDHQQLLDSIRDKILPLGDDVGFICGHGPGGRIGEERRTNPYLRGL from the coding sequence ATGTTACAGGCGGGCATCATCCCGGTTACGCATTTTCAGCAGAACTGCACGGTGCTGTTCGACAGCGAGACGAAGGAAGGCGTGATTGTCGATCCCGGCGGCGACGTCGACGTCATCCTGCAGACGATCCGCGAAAACGGCCTCGCGCTCAAGGCGATCTGGCTTACCCACGGCCATATCGATCACGCCGGCGGGGCCAAGGAATTGAAAGAGGCGCTCGGGCTTGAGATCATCGGCCCGCACAAGGACGACCTGCCGCTCCTCGAACGGCTGGAGAGCCAAGCGGAACGGTTCGGTTTGGCGATGAAGGTGCAGAACGTCCTGCCGGACCGATGGCTGAACGACGGGGACACGGTTTCATTCGGAGATCATGTCTTCGAGGTGCTGCATTGCCCCGGCCACGCCCCCGGCCACGTCGTCTATTTCAATCGCGCGCAGAATTTTGCCCATGTCGGCGACGTGCTGTTCCACGGCTCGATCGGCCGCACCGACCTGCCGGGCGGCGATCATCAGCAGCTCCTCGATTCCATCCGCGACAAGATCCTTCCACTCGGTGACGACGTCGGCTTCATTTGCGGCCACGGACCGGGTGGCCGAATCGGCGAGGAGCGTCGCACCAACCCGTATCTGCGCGGGCTCTGA
- a CDS encoding DUF1236 domain-containing protein, translated as MKTLSPHLIRTVAAAGLILAAGVSSAAAAMSATAVTDLNVRAGPGPQYPIVALAARGSTTVLEGCIEGSLWCRVNVGGVSGWAYARYLAADQSGSTVVISERRAELGVPVVTYEATGSTVATPAEPLELIGPVEEVDAITPPAAVGTYITSNPVDPVYLDGEVVLGATLPNTVAVRPIPDYNYEYVMVNGQPVLVEPSTRRIVYIYR; from the coding sequence ATGAAGACCCTCTCCCCCCACCTGATCAGAACGGTCGCGGCAGCGGGTTTGATCCTCGCTGCCGGCGTCTCGTCCGCTGCTGCAGCGATGAGCGCGACGGCAGTGACCGACCTCAACGTGCGCGCCGGGCCTGGTCCGCAATATCCGATCGTCGCCCTGGCGGCGCGCGGCAGCACGACCGTGCTCGAGGGCTGCATCGAAGGTAGCCTGTGGTGCCGAGTGAATGTCGGCGGCGTCAGCGGCTGGGCCTATGCCAGGTATCTCGCAGCCGACCAAAGCGGCTCGACGGTGGTGATTTCCGAACGGCGCGCGGAACTCGGCGTTCCGGTCGTGACCTACGAAGCGACGGGCAGCACCGTGGCCACTCCGGCCGAACCCCTCGAATTGATCGGCCCTGTTGAAGAGGTCGATGCCATCACCCCGCCTGCGGCGGTAGGCACCTACATCACCTCTAACCCCGTGGATCCGGTCTATCTTGACGGCGAGGTGGTTCTCGGCGCCACATTGCCGAACACCGTCGCCGTCCGGCCGATCCCGGACTACAACTACGAATACGTTATGGTAAACGGCCAGCCTGTTCTCGTGGAGCCCTCGACGCGGCGGATCGTCTACATCTATCGCTGA
- a CDS encoding MarR family winged helix-turn-helix transcriptional regulator translates to MAGQSRDNSQFMTEVGRKDEDTIDFEIIELLFFAYRDFTGDPDAILEKSGFGRAHHRVVHFVNREPGMTVADLLDTLKITKQSLARVLKQLIDSGYIRQVTGPEDRRQRMLYTTKEGQALARALAEPQSRRIADALAKTGPGARETVKRFLVNMKNSAAD, encoded by the coding sequence GTGGCCGGCCAATCCAGGGACAACAGCCAATTCATGACCGAAGTCGGCCGCAAGGATGAGGACACCATCGACTTCGAGATCATCGAGTTGCTGTTTTTTGCCTACCGCGATTTCACCGGCGATCCGGATGCCATTTTGGAAAAGAGCGGCTTCGGGCGCGCGCATCACCGCGTCGTGCATTTCGTCAACCGGGAGCCGGGAATGACCGTGGCCGACCTTCTCGATACGCTGAAGATCACCAAGCAGAGCCTCGCCCGCGTCCTCAAGCAATTGATCGACTCAGGCTATATTCGCCAGGTGACCGGTCCGGAAGACAGGCGCCAACGCATGCTCTATACGACGAAAGAAGGCCAGGCTTTGGCACGGGCGCTGGCGGAGCCACAGTCCCGCCGCATAGCGGATGCATTGGCGAAGACCGGTCCCGGCGCGCGTGAAACCGTCAAGCGGTTTCTCGTAAACATGAAGAACAGCGCCGCGGACTGA
- a CDS encoding response regulator, translating to MIAKAKVADDAAHLLIVDDDRRIRDLLNRFLVEQGFRVTTAADAGEARRKLIGLDFDLLIVDVMMPGESGISLTQGLRQIKTVPIIMLTALAEANSRIEGLEAGADDYLPKPFEPRELVLRINNILRRNQPAQAPKVDQVIFGPYTFSVVRKELRRGAEHIRLTDREQEIMTLFSQRAGETIPRHELIGDDAEVGERTIDVQINRLRRKIEDDPSNPVWLQTVRGIGYRLSVD from the coding sequence ATGATAGCCAAAGCGAAAGTGGCCGATGACGCGGCGCATCTTCTGATCGTGGATGACGACCGGCGCATTCGCGACCTGCTCAACCGCTTTCTGGTGGAACAGGGGTTTCGCGTGACGACGGCGGCAGACGCCGGCGAGGCGAGGCGAAAGCTCATCGGACTTGACTTCGACCTGCTGATCGTCGACGTGATGATGCCTGGCGAGAGCGGCATCTCGCTCACCCAGGGCCTGAGACAGATCAAGACGGTGCCGATCATCATGCTGACGGCGCTCGCCGAGGCAAATTCACGCATCGAGGGCCTGGAGGCGGGCGCCGACGACTACCTGCCGAAACCCTTCGAGCCGCGCGAGCTCGTCCTCCGGATCAACAACATACTGCGCCGAAACCAGCCCGCTCAGGCGCCGAAGGTCGATCAGGTCATCTTCGGCCCCTATACGTTTTCAGTGGTGCGCAAGGAGCTTCGCCGCGGTGCGGAGCACATCCGGCTGACCGACCGCGAACAGGAGATCATGACGCTGTTTTCGCAGCGCGCCGGCGAAACCATTCCCCGGCACGAACTGATCGGCGACGACGCCGAGGTCGGCGAGCGGACGATCGACGTGCAGATCAACCGATTGAGGCGCAAGATCGAGGACGATCCCTCGAATCCCGTCTGGCTACAGACGGTGCGCGGCATCGGCTATCGATTGAGTGTAGACTAG